One Cryobacterium roopkundense genomic region harbors:
- a CDS encoding amidase family protein, translating into MVETALEARDDVLKALPVPTPAFDASVWRILGSPLLSGADDGPLAGETVAVKDLFEVAGFAVGAGVPEYLRHAVPATTTAPAVRAMLDAGASVHGIARTDEFAYSLAGTNEHYGTPPNPRVPGGLPGGSSSGPAAAVALGHASIGLGTDTAGSTRVPASYQGLWGLRSTHDAVSREGLLALAPSFDAVGWLTRTPELLGLVAEASLAGDAQVSAPTDYAVAVSLVFAAEEGVQAAFVDSLDRLESAGLIPEPHIVDVGDLVELSAAFRTVQAAEAWREHGAWVGDHAGALGGDVARRFDWARQVSESEEADARGRLSEAHDRLNIVLDGRILLLPSTPSGAPDRGATGRVVDATRIDTVSLTCLAAIGGYPAVSAPLLSVAGRPVGLGLVGPRLSDVSLVATAARLVGID; encoded by the coding sequence ATGGTTGAAACGGCTCTCGAAGCGCGGGACGACGTTCTCAAGGCACTTCCAGTGCCGACTCCCGCATTCGACGCGAGCGTGTGGCGCATTCTGGGAAGCCCTCTGCTGTCCGGGGCAGACGACGGCCCCCTCGCGGGCGAGACAGTCGCCGTGAAGGATCTGTTTGAGGTGGCCGGCTTCGCGGTTGGCGCGGGTGTACCCGAGTATCTGCGCCACGCGGTGCCGGCCACGACGACCGCGCCTGCGGTGCGAGCGATGCTGGACGCCGGCGCATCCGTGCACGGCATTGCCCGCACGGACGAATTCGCTTACAGCCTCGCCGGGACCAACGAACACTACGGCACTCCACCCAATCCACGTGTGCCGGGCGGACTCCCCGGCGGATCGTCGAGCGGCCCGGCCGCCGCCGTCGCGCTGGGCCACGCCAGCATCGGTTTGGGCACGGACACTGCTGGCTCGACCAGGGTGCCAGCCTCCTACCAGGGCCTCTGGGGACTGCGCAGTACCCACGACGCGGTCAGCCGTGAGGGGCTGCTCGCCCTGGCCCCGAGCTTCGACGCCGTGGGCTGGCTGACCCGCACGCCCGAACTTTTGGGACTGGTCGCTGAGGCCTCCCTCGCCGGTGACGCGCAGGTGTCCGCGCCGACGGACTACGCCGTGGCCGTTTCCCTCGTCTTTGCGGCCGAGGAGGGAGTGCAAGCCGCTTTCGTTGACTCTCTTGACCGGCTGGAGAGCGCCGGGCTCATCCCCGAGCCGCACATCGTGGACGTCGGCGACCTGGTCGAGCTGTCCGCCGCATTTCGTACCGTGCAGGCGGCCGAGGCCTGGCGCGAACACGGTGCGTGGGTGGGCGACCACGCCGGAGCCCTGGGCGGCGACGTTGCTCGGCGTTTCGACTGGGCACGGCAGGTCAGCGAGAGCGAAGAAGCGGATGCCCGAGGTCGGCTCTCCGAGGCCCACGACCGGCTGAATATAGTGCTCGACGGGCGCATCCTCCTGCTGCCGAGCACGCCGTCGGGAGCGCCCGACCGCGGCGCGACAGGACGCGTCGTTGATGCCACGCGCATCGACACCGTCTCGTTGACGTGCCTGGCCGCGATCGGAGGATATCCGGCGGTCTCCGCGCCGCTGCTCAGCGTCGCCGGGCGCCCCGTGGGGCTCGGGCTCGTGGGTCCGCGCTTAAGTGACGTCTCGCTCGTGGCAACGGCCGCGCGCCTCGTCGGTATCGACTGA
- the pucL gene encoding factor-independent urate hydroxylase, giving the protein MSIVLGSNRYGKAENRIVRIYRDTPRHEIHDISVSTALRGDFAAAHLAGDQSQVLPTDTQKQTAYSFAKEKGLLSIESYALNLATHFVDHIAPVHNARIEVEEFAWERVVLDGTEHDHTWVRRGQETRTASVTVDGTGDAQRTWVIGGLKDLVILKSTGSEFAGFMQDQYTLLQPTNDRVMATSLTAEWRFSSTDVEWEDAYAQIRQLLIKQFAMVHSLALQQTLYEMGKAILEACPFITEVRLSAPNKHHFLYDLSPFGVENTNEVFYASDRPYGLIQTTVLHDDAPDAGPAWDSYTGLV; this is encoded by the coding sequence ATGTCGATCGTTTTGGGATCAAACCGCTACGGCAAGGCGGAGAACCGCATCGTGCGCATCTACCGCGACACGCCCCGTCATGAGATTCATGACATCAGCGTGTCGACGGCCCTGCGCGGCGATTTCGCCGCCGCCCATCTCGCCGGCGATCAGTCCCAGGTGCTGCCGACGGACACGCAGAAGCAGACCGCGTACTCGTTCGCGAAGGAAAAGGGCCTGCTGTCCATCGAGAGTTATGCCCTCAACCTCGCCACGCACTTCGTTGACCACATCGCGCCCGTGCACAACGCGCGCATCGAGGTGGAGGAATTCGCCTGGGAACGCGTGGTCCTGGACGGCACTGAACACGACCACACCTGGGTGCGCCGCGGACAGGAGACGCGCACGGCCAGCGTGACCGTGGACGGCACGGGCGATGCGCAGCGCACCTGGGTGATCGGTGGGTTGAAGGACCTGGTCATTCTCAAGTCGACAGGGTCCGAGTTTGCTGGATTCATGCAGGACCAGTACACACTCCTGCAGCCCACTAACGACCGCGTGATGGCCACATCGCTCACGGCGGAGTGGCGCTTCAGCAGCACGGACGTGGAGTGGGAAGACGCCTACGCGCAGATCAGGCAGCTCCTGATCAAGCAGTTCGCGATGGTGCATTCCCTCGCCCTGCAGCAGACGCTCTATGAGATGGGAAAGGCCATCCTCGAGGCGTGTCCGTTCATAACGGAGGTGCGGCTGTCGGCGCCGAACAAGCATCATTTTCTCTACGACCTGTCCCCGTTCGGCGTGGAGAACACCAATGAGGTGTTCTATGCCTCGGATCGTCCCTACGGCCTCATCCAGACGACCGTGCTGCACGACGACGCGCCGGACGCGGGGCCCGCCTGGGACTCCTACACCGGGCTGGTCTGA
- a CDS encoding allantoate amidohydrolase, with the protein MTVSTAALILDRCDELATHSALPGGLIERVYLSPEHAAVNALAADWMKQSGLTTWQDAAGNQCGRLEGATPGLPALLLGSHLDTVPCAGRYDGILGVLLAIAVADRVRVSGRVLPFALEVVAFGDEEGTRFGTTLLGSRALAGTWQPEWWRLRDAHGVTLHEAFLAFGLDPARVAEAARSPQDLVGYLEAHIEQGPVLDDSDQPLAVVTSIAGARRFQITIDGAAGHSGTPWSLRRDALAGASEAILAIEDIARRANLIATVGHLRVFPDAVNVIPGRAEFSLDLRGQFDAERDSAWEGIEAALSDICSRRLLTVHSVQTHSAPAAHCSTRLREAVADGIRSSSVAGSVSTDAPSLLSMAGHDAMAVAAVTEIGMLFVRCAGGVSHHPDESVTEADVDAALEAVEAAVLAVVDAQPFEGSAA; encoded by the coding sequence ATGACGGTCTCAACCGCTGCCCTCATCCTCGACCGTTGCGACGAACTCGCCACCCACAGTGCGCTGCCGGGGGGTTTGATCGAGCGGGTCTACCTCTCGCCGGAGCACGCCGCCGTCAACGCGCTCGCGGCAGATTGGATGAAGCAGAGCGGGCTCACCACATGGCAGGACGCCGCCGGCAACCAGTGCGGTCGGCTCGAGGGGGCAACCCCTGGCCTGCCCGCGCTGTTGCTCGGCTCCCACCTCGACACCGTGCCCTGTGCCGGCCGGTACGACGGGATTCTGGGAGTCTTGCTCGCGATCGCGGTGGCCGACCGTGTGCGTGTTTCGGGCCGTGTCCTGCCCTTCGCACTGGAAGTTGTGGCCTTCGGTGACGAGGAGGGCACGCGTTTCGGCACCACCCTGTTGGGCAGCCGTGCCCTCGCCGGAACGTGGCAGCCCGAGTGGTGGCGGTTGAGAGATGCCCACGGCGTCACCCTGCACGAAGCCTTCCTGGCCTTCGGCCTCGACCCGGCGCGCGTGGCGGAGGCGGCGCGCAGTCCCCAGGACCTGGTTGGATACCTTGAGGCGCACATCGAACAGGGCCCTGTTCTCGACGACTCAGACCAGCCGCTGGCCGTGGTTACATCCATCGCTGGAGCGCGTCGGTTTCAGATCACCATCGACGGGGCGGCCGGGCACTCCGGAACGCCCTGGTCGCTGCGCCGAGACGCCCTCGCCGGCGCGAGCGAAGCGATCTTGGCTATCGAAGACATCGCCCGCAGGGCGAACCTGATCGCCACGGTCGGGCACCTGCGGGTCTTTCCCGACGCTGTGAACGTGATTCCCGGTCGTGCCGAATTCAGCCTGGATCTGCGCGGGCAATTCGATGCCGAACGCGATTCGGCCTGGGAGGGCATTGAGGCAGCCCTGTCGGATATCTGCTCGCGTCGACTCCTCACCGTGCACAGCGTGCAAACGCATTCCGCCCCGGCCGCGCACTGCAGCACGCGGCTTCGGGAGGCCGTTGCCGACGGCATCCGCTCCTCCAGTGTGGCCGGATCGGTATCCACGGATGCCCCCTCCCTGTTGTCCATGGCCGGCCACGACGCCATGGCGGTTGCCGCCGTGACCGAGATCGGCATGCTGTTCGTGCGCTGCGCGGGTGGGGTGAGCCATCACCCCGACGAATCGGTGACCGAAGCCGACGTGGACGCTGCGCTCGAAGCCGTCGAAGCGGCCGTTCTCGCTGTGGTGGACGCGCAGCCGTTCGAGGGGAGCGCGGCATGA
- a CDS encoding nucleotidyltransferase family protein, protein MPAASQSIAGLVLAAGAGTRYGRPKALVRDADGVDWLVHTVETLHASGCRPVIAVLGAGGPEAEARLRDSGAHAIIVHATGWARGLSASLRAGLAAAQTLPAVALVVVPVDVPDLSTATVTRMISERTDAGGRHPVDADTLRQARFGGAPGHPVVLGRAHWEDLAACLNGDTGARAYLAAHATLSVECGDLGSGLDVDRPSNPV, encoded by the coding sequence ATGCCCGCCGCTTCCCAGTCGATTGCCGGTCTCGTGCTGGCCGCGGGTGCCGGCACTCGCTACGGCCGGCCGAAGGCCCTCGTGCGCGACGCCGATGGCGTTGACTGGCTCGTGCACACCGTGGAAACCTTGCACGCAAGCGGATGCCGACCTGTCATCGCGGTGCTCGGTGCCGGGGGCCCCGAGGCGGAGGCCCGGTTGCGAGATTCGGGGGCACACGCGATCATCGTGCACGCCACCGGCTGGGCGCGCGGACTTTCAGCGTCCCTCAGGGCCGGCCTGGCAGCGGCGCAGACTTTGCCGGCGGTTGCACTCGTGGTGGTTCCGGTCGACGTGCCCGACCTCAGCACCGCGACGGTGACCCGCATGATCAGCGAGCGCACGGATGCCGGCGGTCGCCACCCGGTCGACGCCGACACGCTGCGCCAGGCACGGTTCGGCGGAGCTCCCGGACATCCGGTGGTGCTGGGCCGGGCGCACTGGGAGGACCTCGCCGCGTGCCTCAACGGGGACACCGGGGCCCGCGCCTATCTGGCCGCCCACGCTACGCTCTCGGTCGAGTGCGGCGATCTCGGCAGTGGTCTCGACGTCGATCGGCCCTCGAACCCGGTGTAG
- a CDS encoding pyridoxal-phosphate-dependent aminotransferase family protein, which produces MGPGPINADPRVLRAMSAQLLGQYDPAMTAYMSETMALYRTVFDTANVQTLLVDGTSRAGIEAALVSLIEPGDRVLVPIFGRFGHLLKEIAERAGAEVHVREVEWGQVFTAAAIEQAIIETRPVLLAVVHGDTSTTVMQPLEELGEVCARHGVLFYTDVTASLGGNPVHTDAWGLDAVTAGLQKCLGGPSGSAPATFSSRATDVIRSRSSVEAGLRDPGETAGRSPIRSNYFDLAMIFDYWGPRRLNHHTEATTALYGARECARLLVCETLPVAIERHRLHGAAMLAGVRGLGLSVFGDLEHRMNNVVAVVIPDGVNGDAVRGALLGDFGIEIGTSFGPLQGKIWRIGTMGYNARRDTVLTTLAALEQVLRRLGAPVTGGGGVGAAWDVYSDQEPS; this is translated from the coding sequence ATGGGTCCGGGGCCCATCAATGCCGACCCGCGCGTGCTTCGCGCCATGTCGGCACAGCTTCTCGGCCAATACGACCCGGCGATGACGGCGTACATGAGCGAGACCATGGCGCTGTACCGCACAGTGTTCGACACCGCCAACGTGCAGACCCTGCTCGTAGACGGCACGTCGCGGGCCGGCATCGAGGCGGCTCTCGTCTCCCTGATCGAGCCGGGTGACCGGGTGCTCGTGCCCATTTTCGGGCGCTTCGGCCATCTGCTGAAGGAAATCGCCGAGCGCGCCGGGGCAGAGGTGCACGTGCGCGAGGTGGAATGGGGGCAGGTCTTCACTGCGGCGGCGATCGAGCAGGCCATCATCGAGACGCGGCCGGTGCTCCTCGCCGTGGTGCACGGCGATACGTCGACCACGGTGATGCAGCCCCTTGAGGAACTCGGGGAGGTGTGCGCGCGGCACGGCGTGCTCTTCTACACCGACGTCACGGCCTCGCTCGGCGGCAATCCGGTCCACACGGATGCCTGGGGCCTCGACGCCGTGACCGCCGGGCTGCAAAAATGCCTCGGGGGTCCCTCCGGCAGTGCGCCCGCGACGTTCTCGAGCCGCGCGACCGACGTCATTCGCTCACGATCCAGCGTGGAAGCCGGCCTGCGTGACCCCGGAGAGACAGCGGGACGCAGCCCGATTCGATCGAACTACTTCGACCTCGCCATGATCTTCGACTACTGGGGCCCCCGGCGCCTGAATCATCACACCGAGGCCACGACCGCCCTGTACGGCGCACGCGAATGTGCCCGGTTGCTCGTGTGCGAGACTCTGCCGGTCGCCATCGAGCGACATCGACTGCACGGAGCGGCGATGCTCGCGGGCGTGCGCGGCCTGGGGCTGTCCGTGTTCGGCGACCTGGAACACAGGATGAACAACGTCGTGGCGGTGGTCATCCCGGACGGAGTCAACGGGGACGCCGTTCGCGGCGCGCTGCTGGGCGATTTCGGAATCGAAATCGGAACATCGTTTGGCCCCCTGCAGGGCAAGATCTGGCGGATCGGCACGATGGGCTACAACGCTCGCCGGGACACCGTGCTGACCACGCTCGCGGCTCTCGAACAGGTGCTTCGACGGCTCGGTGCGCCGGTGACCGGTGGCGGGGGAGTCGGCGCGGCGTGGGACGTCTATTCCGATCAGGAGCCATCATGA
- a CDS encoding acetamidase/formamidase family protein, translating to MLTIDSGTEVTIDTISHEGIHEDQGRDPAAFFAGFGVERHRVLDDAVAVAASGYTRSPLLDGPHVITGPIHVRGARPGDLLKMTLVDATPRVPYGIISNRHSKGALPGEYPLGADNVSVFATVEEHDGVSVGTLPLVLGGPRSVRFPLNPFLGIMGVAVAGTERPHSVPPGSHGGNIDINLLTEGSSLYLPVQVDGALAFVGDPHFAQGDGEVALTAMEASLRVTVRFDVIAQERAEALFGRLAGPLAETTDFLVPTGLNVHLDEAVRECVRAAIALLGARYGMDRTLAYAYLSAATDFNISQVVDIVCGVHARIRKADFHG from the coding sequence GTGCTGACGATAGACTCCGGCACCGAAGTCACGATCGATACGATCAGCCATGAGGGAATTCACGAGGATCAGGGCCGCGATCCGGCCGCGTTCTTTGCCGGATTCGGGGTGGAACGCCACCGTGTGCTCGACGACGCCGTCGCCGTCGCCGCGAGCGGATACACGCGAAGCCCGCTGCTCGACGGCCCGCACGTGATCACCGGCCCGATCCATGTTCGCGGGGCCCGGCCGGGCGACCTGCTGAAAATGACGCTCGTGGACGCGACTCCGCGGGTGCCGTACGGCATCATCTCCAACCGCCATTCCAAGGGTGCCCTGCCTGGCGAATATCCTCTCGGTGCCGACAACGTGAGCGTGTTCGCCACCGTTGAGGAGCACGACGGAGTGTCTGTCGGAACGCTCCCTCTCGTGCTCGGCGGGCCACGGAGCGTACGGTTTCCCCTGAACCCTTTCCTGGGAATCATGGGTGTGGCCGTTGCGGGGACGGAACGACCGCACTCGGTTCCGCCAGGGTCCCATGGCGGAAACATCGACATCAACCTGCTGACCGAGGGGAGTTCGCTCTACCTGCCCGTCCAGGTGGACGGCGCCCTAGCCTTCGTGGGCGACCCGCATTTCGCCCAGGGTGATGGTGAGGTGGCGCTCACGGCCATGGAGGCGAGTCTGCGGGTGACGGTGCGATTCGACGTCATTGCGCAGGAGCGGGCAGAGGCGCTCTTCGGTCGTCTCGCCGGACCGCTCGCCGAAACCACGGATTTCCTCGTGCCGACCGGCCTCAACGTGCACCTCGACGAAGCGGTACGAGAGTGCGTTCGAGCGGCGATCGCCCTGTTGGGTGCCCGCTACGGAATGGACCGCACTCTCGCCTACGCCTACCTGAGCGCGGCGACCGATTTCAACATCTCCCAAGTAGTCGACATCGTGTGCGGCGTTCATGCACGCATCAGAAAGGCGGATTTCCATGGTTGA
- a CDS encoding MurR/RpiR family transcriptional regulator codes for MTHALNIGQRIDGRYGELSPQEQRAADFILDHLSDLAVYNASELARLSGVSKATVSRLFRRLGFQDSAEVRDHARALRSHGSPIGGPGASAGTPSRLAAHADAEHDNLRRLLESLDDGRLDAASRLIVTAGTVVVIGMRNSYPLALHLREQLVQVRDRVRLAPQPGQSLAEDLAGLGPHDVVVLLGFRRRASGFGALVAAIQRRGIPLVLIADSSARRHADFATHWLECPIDSVSAFDSYATAMSLINLLVTGAMGANVRESRTRIAAITSVYEDLEELEVPW; via the coding sequence ATGACACACGCACTCAACATCGGGCAGCGCATCGACGGACGGTACGGTGAACTGTCACCGCAGGAGCAACGCGCGGCAGATTTCATCCTCGACCACCTCAGCGATCTGGCCGTCTACAACGCCTCGGAACTGGCCCGGCTGAGCGGCGTGTCGAAGGCGACGGTGTCGCGGCTGTTTCGGCGTCTCGGTTTTCAGGACTCGGCGGAGGTGCGGGATCACGCTCGTGCCCTGCGGAGCCATGGGTCCCCGATCGGTGGCCCGGGGGCGTCTGCGGGCACACCGTCACGGCTTGCCGCTCACGCGGATGCTGAGCACGACAACCTGCGACGTCTGCTCGAGAGCCTCGATGATGGTCGGTTGGATGCGGCGAGTCGACTGATCGTGACGGCTGGCACTGTGGTGGTGATCGGCATGCGTAACAGCTACCCGCTTGCCCTGCACCTGCGGGAACAGCTCGTGCAGGTGCGCGACCGCGTGAGGCTCGCGCCCCAGCCCGGGCAGTCGCTCGCGGAAGACCTCGCGGGTCTCGGCCCGCACGACGTTGTGGTGCTGCTGGGATTCCGACGGCGGGCGTCCGGTTTCGGCGCCCTCGTGGCGGCGATCCAGCGACGGGGGATTCCCCTCGTGCTCATTGCCGATTCGTCCGCCCGGCGGCATGCCGACTTCGCCACGCACTGGCTCGAGTGCCCGATAGACAGCGTGTCGGCCTTCGACAGCTACGCAACGGCCATGAGCCTGATCAACCTGCTTGTCACCGGTGCGATGGGTGCGAACGTGCGGGAGAGCCGCACGCGCATCGCGGCAATCACGAGTGTCTACGAAGACCTTGAAGAGCTTGAGGTTCCCTGGTGA
- the uraH gene encoding hydroxyisourate hydrolase has product MTSRITTHVLDAVTGRPARGLAVNLEHRGDDGWALLATGETDADGRVADLGPAALPVGRYRLDFDTGTWFEASGRPTFYPEVQITFELADEAAHCHVPLLLSPFSYSTYRGS; this is encoded by the coding sequence GTGACCAGTCGCATCACCACACATGTTTTGGATGCGGTCACCGGCCGCCCCGCACGCGGCCTCGCCGTGAATCTCGAGCACCGTGGGGACGACGGCTGGGCACTCCTCGCGACCGGGGAAACGGATGCCGATGGCCGCGTCGCGGATCTCGGCCCCGCCGCGCTGCCCGTGGGCCGGTACCGCCTCGATTTCGACACGGGGACCTGGTTCGAAGCCTCTGGCCGACCCACGTTCTACCCCGAGGTGCAGATCACCTTCGAGCTCGCCGACGAGGCCGCGCACTGCCACGTGCCCCTGCTGCTCAGCCCGTTCTCCTACTCGACCTACCGCGGCAGCTAG
- the uraD gene encoding 2-oxo-4-hydroxy-4-carboxy-5-ureidoimidazoline decarboxylase: MKTLPNTELREWLGSCLAVPRWIDDVMARAPFASTAALLLAAREAATPLSRAEVDEALAGHPRIGDAPRGDSQAARFSRGEQRSADAHDEALAAAIAEGNRAYEQKFDRVFLIRAAGRSRTQILNELNRRLQLHDEAEVRIVESELRDIALLRLASLAGKASE, encoded by the coding sequence ATGAAAACGTTGCCGAACACCGAGTTGCGAGAGTGGCTCGGTTCCTGCCTCGCTGTTCCCCGTTGGATAGACGACGTGATGGCCCGCGCGCCGTTTGCGAGCACCGCAGCGCTGTTGCTGGCTGCACGAGAGGCTGCGACGCCGCTCAGCCGGGCCGAGGTCGACGAGGCTCTCGCCGGGCATCCTCGAATCGGGGACGCGCCGCGGGGCGATTCCCAGGCCGCCCGGTTCTCCCGCGGGGAGCAGCGCTCGGCCGACGCGCACGATGAGGCACTCGCTGCCGCGATCGCCGAGGGAAATCGGGCGTATGAGCAGAAGTTCGACCGGGTATTCCTCATTCGGGCCGCCGGACGCTCCCGCACGCAGATTCTCAACGAGCTCAACCGACGGCTTCAGCTCCACGACGAGGCCGAGGTACGCATCGTGGAGAGCGAGCTGCGAGACATCGCTCTGCTACGCCTCGCCAGCCTCGCAGGCAAGGCCTCGGAGTGA
- a CDS encoding amidohydrolase family protein, which produces MHRNEGRVSPGHVYRGHVFDIAGSPTLAEARSQLRSIPNGALAVRAQGTIAWRGPFVELPAEFASWGVSGDAGHFLLPGFVDAHVHLAQTYSTDAFGGGQLLDWLDSCVFPAEARLQDTAFASRIARDFTRRRVAAGTTSALVFGSAFPEAQHELFEATERSGLRIVSGRGIQTVGPESSAELLTTEATALELSAAEISRWHAADTGDAANALLQVALVPRFSLSVTPTTLAGLGDLYDDVRASGVYFHSHLSENVGEIAAVESVYDTRRYLDTYDGLFRPGSARGGSSLLGRRSIVAHAVHCTDHELSRLAETGSSIAHCPTSQQFLASGTMPWRRTADFGVNVAIGSDVGAGDEWLISRVLNDAFKVHLSEPGTASVSLHPAEMLFTGTLAGARALDMEERYGNFDVGKDADFLVIEPDRWEPLAIVLDNGIRADDAERAAEQTLFTLLMALREPAISGVFVRGRRVTPDYI; this is translated from the coding sequence GTGCATAGAAATGAGGGCCGCGTCTCACCCGGCCACGTCTACCGTGGCCACGTCTTCGACATTGCGGGTTCGCCGACCCTCGCCGAGGCCCGCTCCCAGCTCCGGTCGATCCCGAACGGCGCGCTGGCGGTGCGCGCACAGGGCACGATCGCCTGGCGGGGGCCGTTCGTCGAGCTGCCAGCGGAGTTCGCCTCGTGGGGCGTCTCCGGAGATGCCGGCCACTTTCTCCTACCCGGGTTCGTCGACGCGCACGTCCACCTCGCCCAGACCTACTCGACGGATGCCTTCGGCGGCGGTCAGCTACTGGACTGGCTCGACTCGTGCGTGTTTCCCGCCGAAGCGCGACTGCAGGACACCGCCTTCGCGTCACGCATCGCGCGGGACTTCACCCGCCGGCGCGTAGCGGCCGGCACCACGAGCGCGCTCGTGTTCGGCTCGGCATTTCCTGAGGCGCAGCACGAGCTGTTCGAGGCGACGGAGCGTTCGGGGCTGCGGATCGTGAGTGGCCGCGGTATTCAGACCGTGGGACCGGAGTCATCCGCGGAGTTGCTCACCACGGAGGCGACCGCCCTGGAGCTCTCGGCCGCCGAGATATCCCGCTGGCACGCCGCCGACACCGGCGACGCCGCCAACGCCCTGCTGCAGGTAGCGCTCGTGCCGCGGTTCAGTTTGTCGGTGACGCCCACGACGCTCGCCGGGCTCGGCGACCTCTACGACGACGTTCGAGCCAGCGGGGTCTACTTCCACAGCCACCTGAGCGAGAACGTGGGCGAAATTGCCGCTGTGGAGTCGGTTTACGACACTCGCAGATACCTCGACACCTACGACGGGCTTTTTCGGCCGGGGTCGGCGCGCGGCGGGTCGAGCCTGCTCGGGCGGCGCAGTATTGTCGCACACGCCGTGCACTGCACGGACCACGAGCTTTCGCGGCTGGCCGAGACCGGCAGCTCGATCGCCCATTGCCCCACGTCGCAGCAGTTCCTCGCGTCCGGCACGATGCCGTGGCGTCGGACCGCCGACTTCGGCGTGAATGTGGCGATCGGCAGCGATGTGGGTGCTGGCGATGAGTGGCTGATTTCCCGGGTGCTCAACGACGCGTTCAAGGTCCATCTGTCGGAGCCTGGAACGGCAAGCGTTTCACTGCATCCGGCCGAAATGTTGTTCACCGGCACCCTCGCCGGCGCTCGGGCACTCGACATGGAAGAGCGCTACGGCAACTTCGATGTGGGCAAGGATGCGGACTTCCTCGTAATCGAACCTGACCGCTGGGAACCCCTGGCCATCGTGCTTGACAACGGCATCCGCGCCGACGATGCCGAGCGTGCCGCCGAGCAGACCCTGTTCACGCTGCTGATGGCTCTGCGCGAGCCGGCCATCTCCGGCGTCTTTGTGCGAGGCCGCCGCGTCACGCCCGACTACATCTAG
- a CDS encoding VOC family protein yields the protein MPVAETAPIGAPVWFDLSSSDPKGAQTFYEGVFGWTSEEMGPDYGNYVNFWKDGARIAGMMQNSGQGGPDGWTTYLKSADAAATAAAITVAGGSVMVEPMDVMGLGRMAIAVDPAGTVVGIWQPGTMSGYGRADEAGTPVWHELQTRDYGTEVSFYEKAFGWHTEVMSDTDEFRYTLLKSGDVDYAGLMDASGFPAEAPTGWEIYIGAADVDATVAKALELGGTLVLPAEDTPFGRIAKIADPTGATIKLSSVAVH from the coding sequence ATGCCTGTAGCCGAAACGGCCCCCATCGGTGCCCCCGTCTGGTTCGACCTGTCCAGCTCGGACCCGAAGGGAGCCCAAACGTTCTACGAAGGCGTCTTCGGGTGGACGTCTGAGGAGATGGGCCCCGACTACGGCAACTACGTGAATTTCTGGAAGGACGGCGCGCGCATCGCCGGCATGATGCAGAATTCGGGCCAGGGCGGTCCGGACGGATGGACGACGTATCTGAAAAGCGCGGACGCCGCAGCCACCGCCGCGGCGATCACGGTGGCAGGTGGCTCAGTCATGGTCGAACCGATGGACGTCATGGGCCTCGGCCGGATGGCCATCGCTGTGGACCCCGCCGGGACTGTCGTCGGAATTTGGCAGCCGGGCACCATGAGCGGATATGGTCGGGCCGACGAGGCGGGGACGCCCGTCTGGCACGAGCTGCAGACGCGTGACTACGGCACGGAGGTGTCCTTCTATGAAAAAGCGTTCGGATGGCACACCGAAGTGATGAGCGACACCGACGAGTTTCGGTACACCCTGCTGAAAAGCGGTGACGTCGACTACGCCGGGCTGATGGACGCGAGCGGGTTCCCCGCTGAGGCGCCGACAGGCTGGGAGATCTACATCGGCGCCGCAGACGTGGACGCCACGGTGGCGAAGGCCCTTGAGCTCGGGGGAACTCTCGTGCTGCCGGCCGAGGACACACCGTTCGGGCGGATCGCGAAGATCGCCGATCCGACAGGGGCCACCATCAAGCTCTCCTCGGTCGCAGTGCACTGA